In Silene latifolia isolate original U9 population chromosome X, ASM4854445v1, whole genome shotgun sequence, the following proteins share a genomic window:
- the LOC141621674 gene encoding uncharacterized protein LOC141621674 → MKVKNSRILPPMEKSISVTSGLVLITTLQTYIATNQKLGGDQFKVNFVVLVVSLMMKNNQRSYVNHHVLKSLMDVNDIANYNWCEYILDSLRNAKLNWAVKKNYFEGPLLFLMLFYVDRVVHKKRTVDRDFFTLTGWTTTALYARQKEEMKSFHFGEGTIEDMMVENVNTQSGSVSPNTQPGCQTTIKDYIHELAFKTKATAEHLMSLESLIKDRPPKLYENPDMKKLCNVAMKLMNEPYDEGGCSQNVEVNDLAVTNADPDNPEHEIGSSSPTKVTSNATLDDEFYASDEVLLAIQAN, encoded by the exons atgaaagtgaagaATTCTCGAATTCTACCACCAATGGAGAAGTCAATTTCTGTGACATCCGGACTTGTATTAATCACAACACTTCAAACTTATATTGCAACAAATCAGAAATTAGGCGGTGATCAATTTAAAGTGAactttgttgttcttgttgtctCTCTTATGATGAAAAACAACCAAAGATCTTATGTGAATCATCATGTTCTCAAGTCTTTAATGGATGTGAATGATATTGCTAACTACAATTGGTGTGAGTATATTTTGGATAGTTTGAGGAATGCCAAGCTGAATTGGGCAGTTAAGAAGAACTATTTCGAGGGTCCTCTGTTGTTTTTAATG CTGTTTTACGTTGATCGGGTTGTTCACAAAAAGCGGACTGTTGATCGAGATTTTTTCACTCTCACTGGTTGGACCACTACTGCTCTCTATGCTAGACAAAAAGAAGAGATGAAATCGTTTCATTTTGGAGAGGGGACAATAGAAGATATGATGGTGGAGAATGTTAATACACAATCTGGTTCAGTATCGCCTAATACACAACCTGGCTGCCAAACAACTATTAAG GATTATATTCATGAACTTGCATTCAAAACCAAGGCTACTGCAGAGCATTTGATGTCCTTAGAGTCCTTAATAAAAGATCGTCCACCTAAGTTATATGAAAATCCGGACATGAAGAAGTTGTGTAATGTGGCAATGAAGCTAATGAATGAGCCGTATGATGAAGGAGGATGTTCTCAGAATGTTGAAGTAAATGATCTTGCTGTCACTAATGCTGATCCAGATAATCCAGAACATGAAATTGGGTCTTCTAGTCCTACGAAAGTAACCTCAAATGCCACTCTAGATGACGAATTTTATGCCAGCGATGAAGTTCTACTTGCTATTCAAGCAAATTAA